AACTCCCAAGATCTGTTCAGAATCACAAGGCATCAGTGCTGGAACAGTACATAAGAAGCAAGTAGCTCTATGTCAGCAAACTGCATTGCACTCAGCTACATTCAGTGCACCCACACATCCCCCAGTGGTTTCTCTTTTAGCAGCAAGCCTAAAATGTGGCCCACAGGTATACCAAGAAGGATTGAaatagaaagaacaaagaattgaaatagaaagaacattttaagcttaaaaatatatatatacttttttaaaatacacagctgtTTTAGTTGGAATAATTTTGTTATGATACTTgaaattttttatatttttagaggAGGAAAGATTTCACTACAGGAatcaaaaaataattctttatcCTCATTTAAGTAAAACTGAGTTTTTATCTACAAGTGGAGAACCTGGAGCCCAAACACACGGGCAAACACCCCACACACACCTTACAGCCAACACGCCGTTTCCGCGCGCATGCCTACTAAGGCCGGGAGGACCTTCCACCATCGAGACTGGCGGCACAGAGCGGTTGCAGCAGGTAAGCCACTTCCGCGTCTCACCGCGCATGCGTATTGGCGCCTGGAAGACTTGACCATAGAAATTAGCGGACGCGGTGGCTCAGAGCGGCTACAGCAAGGAGATGCTACTTCCGCATTTCCGAACGCAAGCATGGTAGGGATTGATGGACCGATGGCATCAAGTCCTGGAGGACTGGCGGGGCAGAGCGGTTACAGTCAAATCCAGCGTGGGATCTGATCAGTGCTGATCATATCTGAAAGGCGGGGTCAGGAGGATGGGGCTCtgttcagtggtgcccagcgacaggacaagggccAATGGGCACaaaccagaaaacagaagttccatacaaacatctgaaaaaaacttctttactgtgagggtggcagagcactggaacgggctgccctGAGACCTGgtggtctccttctctggagatattcaaaccCACCTGGATACTTTCCTGTGCAACTTGCTCTAGAGAaggaacctgcttcagcaggggttggactaggGGATCTCCAGGGGCCCTTTCCAACTCCCAAGGTTCTGTGATTTTGTAGCAGACGGCCAAATGTGCGGTCAATTGAATATAAAACCTTCTACTCATACGACCAACAGTTACTGCAGTAAGATACAATAAATCAGAGGAAGCTGTTCAGGGACTTCAGACTTCATGCATGTTTCCATGCAGCTTTCTTTACGCTGCTCCTTTACTGTTAATTCCATTTCAAGTGATTCCAAGCCCTTTATTTCTGGGCGTCTCATTCATTCTCATTGCTTCTTCTCTGGTATCTCATCCGTGTTTCTTCCATAAAGTTTTTGAAGGCCGGTCCTTCATGGCTCTCCTCAgtaactgggagaaaaaaaatccacagttCAACACCATTTCAGCATTTGTTCTATTTGTGTTCCTAAAGAAAGCAAGAATCATGCTAGTCTAAGCAACATCAAAAGTCCATTTGGTCTTCAATTTCATTacaaggggaaagaaagaagtgatcCTAAATATTaactgaatgcaaaacaatgaAGATAAAGTCTGCAAACTCTGTAACAGAGCACGCCATGCTCTAAGAACTTAAAAGGCATATCAAGTTGCCCAGTGCATGCATCTTATTTTATGcgttattaaaaatacttactTGAATATAAAATTTACAGTTGAACTTTTACAAAGATTGGAGTGTGGTATCACTGAACTGAGCACTGTGGCTGGGCTTCTGCTACATATTCAGACACCTGTATTTAGGTGACTGAACGTATGCTTTTCTCCTAGGCTCTTGTTGCAGTCAATACAGTTAATGAAATACAGAGGATATTTCATGCCTAGATGAGCAGCTTTAGACCAGACCAGATCTCTCATTCCCTTACCCTCGTGGTCAATGTCATCAGTATcactctccctctcttcttcgTCCTCATCAAGATTTCCTCGTGTTAGGATCAGCTCAGAGGGACCCATTGCAGAAGCATCATCAGACCCttggaaggaacagaaatggTTATGGGAAGAACATCACACTAACAAGTAAGTTAGCTCATGCCCCAACCATTCCTATTTGCATACAACATATACCTACTCTAAAGAGACAGAAAGCTCGTACTTACAGATTCCAAAGATTCAGGACAGACTGCATCAGCACCAAACTGAACCTCACATAAGGCAACAGCTCAACCTACAGCAGAGCTTTCTCATATTCTAATTTGACTGTTTcatcttttctaaaatatttcattattccTAGTACATCCACTGCTTTACTTACACACCAGGGTTTCTTCTTTGCACATTTCCCACTCCACTAAGATGAACCTACTTTCATGCTTTTGCAGTGAGAAACACTATGTGACTTGTCAAGGCAGGCTCTTCAGAGAGCTTCTGCAGTAAACTTCATCTTCCCTCCTGAGAAAATACCTGCAAGCGTGTTGCCCTGCATACACACAGAGCCCATGTCCTTCCGTAAGCGCTCCAGCTGAtctctcttctgtttattttgagCCTTCTCCTGTGGGTACAAAGTTACAAGTTGCTTCTGAAAACGTTTATAACATATCTCCCACAATACTCTGTTccctgggcaaaaaaaaaacaaccaccaaccaaccaacaaaaaccagaagaaaacaagcaggtCTTATATTATAACTGAAGTTATACAGAACTTCTGGTTAAGCATGGAAAGCAACCTCTGGCATGATGAACTTCAGgaacattttcagcagcatcAGGAAACCAAACTTAGTGAAGCTGTGCCTGCAGAGAACTGTCCTTGCACAGTCAGAACTCCAGGTGAGCAGAGCTACTCATTCTGGCATTCCAATTCAGTCTTCATTATTAATTATCTAAGTCAAAACCGTGCATTTGACTGGCACAGAAATATGCCCTAGTAAACTTGAATAATTTAGTGCTAGAACAGCAAGCAACGTCTCTTCTacaaaatatctgtatttttgtaaaGATGTGCCCCACTAAATCTCGGGGAAAAAGTCAGATTGGGAGCTTCAGGACAAGACTTTTTCCACACtgaatattaaatgaaatgttacaGCCTCACAACATAAGAGTCAATTCTGCACATAAAAAGTGATTCCAAGATACAACGCTCCGGCCTACAGTAGTTAAAAGTACTTACCAATGTTTTCCTCAGGCGCTCATACTCTGGACGATATTCCCTGCAAAGACAAATATCCACAGTGCATTCATTCTCAGCTAATACATCATTGATATTAAGTAGGGATCACTTTGGAGGCTCGTTTCTATCCCAAGCTAAGGGTACTTTAACCAAATGTACTCTGAAACTAAAGGATGCAAAATAAGTGAACTTCATTAAAATGCCAAACCTTTCTCACGCAGTCTGGttagattaaaaacaaaaaaaacaacaacaaaaaaccagcTCTATAGAGGTAGTTGTTTCACTGCTGTAAGTAACCAGCTGATCACTCACTCAGACtaaattaaaagagggaaaaattagATTAgatcttagaaaaaaattatttactcagagagtggtgagactCTGGCACAGGTAGCCcaaagttgtggatgccccatccttggaggcattcaaggccagactgggTGGCAATTTGATCTAGTGGGTAGCAAACCTGTCCAAGGCAATGGAgatggaactggatgatctttaagaccCCTTCTAAcctaagacattctatgattctatgaagttcCTAATAAGCTCTCTGTGTATCCATCTAATCTGTGTGGCTGGCTGTGTATGAATACGTCCTCCAGCTTCCCAGTTTGATCTGGGGGGCATGAAGTTGTAGTAGGCTTTCCCAGACTGATCAAACATGATGTATTTTCCCCTGAAAATAATATATGGTCTGTCTTAGCTATTTCCACATAATCCGAATTACTAGATTTGCTTTCTAATGTTACAGAGCAGTCTAACAGTATTTCATGAGGAAGAATCCAGTAAATCCATCAAGTTCTCAAAGAATTCTGGAATTTCAGCTCACTCACCTACTGTGTCTACCTCTTCATGAGGACAATTCAAAGCTTGATCATTGTAGAGAACCAGGTCAAAAAACTGACTTCAGAATTCACTAGCACAGTTGGCTtctacttttttccccattgaaCAGCACAAAAAATTCATCCCTGCatagtttcttttctctgtttcttcttatGTTGACTCTTACATTCCAGTTTATTACAAACCTTATTACCTTGGcttgaaaagcaaacacttcTTCAAATCAAAGGAGTAGTTCAGTAAATCAGTAATTTCAGGAAGTATTCGGAGAGTCAGGAATCAAAATCAACTCACCTCTCATATTCGTCTACAGCTTTagaaagctgaacaaaaaaatcatccagtccTGTGCCCAACACAGCAGAAACACCAACCACCTGTAAGAGAAAACCACACATTAGAACTAAAAATGGTAAGTTTTTAGGTAACTGACATAGAATGAGAGCTGGAAAGGCTAAacagcatcactgaaaaaataccTGTGGGAATCTAGTGACACCTATTTCCCCCCCCCTTCTCTACTTTTAAATAACCCAGGGAActgaaatttcctttctcttttataaaattgatcacagaagagaaataatgcaagttaaaaaaggaaaactcgGTTCTGCAGCACACTCTTGCACCTCCAATCTCAACATCCCACAAAAAATATAGTTAAGATAATACAATGCCTAAATATAATGAACAAGATGGGGCAATTGTGGTAGTTTCACATTGATGGAACTACTAACAGATTAGAGCTGTGAGAAACTGactttcttggccacaagggcactcCACTGGCTCATGGGCAACATGTTATCCACCAGGACACTcaagttcttctctgcagagctcctctccagcagctcagcctctaacctgtactgatgcacgtggttattcctccccaggtgtaggactctacacttgccattgctgaacctcatcaggttcctctctgcccaactctcagCTTGTCCACATCTCATTGAATGGCAGCCcagccttccagtgtgtcagccactccttcccGCTTTGTATCATCAACAAACTTGCCaagggtggactctatccctgcctccaggtcactgatgaagatgtggAACAAGATCAGGGAACACTGCTAATTGCAGACCTCCAACTGGACCCTGTGAATAAATTGCTCCAGCACAGGGTCCATCTGAATGGCAGCAGAGCACTCCACACAGTttgacagcaacagcaaacatgctgaggaGGCACCCTATCACTTCATCCAAGTCACTGATGGATAAGTTGAAGATTACTAGACCCAGGGGAGACACCACTAGACATCAGCCACCAGCTAGACTCcttgagctttctcttctccaggcttttgTGAGAGgtatataaaatttaaaacaaaattaaaaaaaaaaaaagagagagaaaacttaCCTTCAGTGAACTGTAAAACTCATCAAGCACCAAACTCATAGAACGAGTCAGGTTACTGACGTAGGAAGTCTCTTGATTCAGAGCATCCTGAAAAGTCTCAAAGTCCTGCATCCATTCTACTGCAAAACTGTGATCAATTATGTCAGTCTGGAAGGAGAAGACAGAGTTTTCAGGAGTAATAAATGATTAATTCTTTGTCCACATCCTAaggctaattaaaaaaaatgcatgctaGACTTACTTACATAATGCTgatcttttcaaaatattcagcCCTCGTCTGAAGTTTTCcaagttctctttttttagtCAAATCAACTACTTGAATACAAGAAGAGAAGACAACACCTATCTCAGTTTTAACGAGTGTttaagaaaacaactgaaagtCTGGCTATAAAAAAATTGTATGGCTTACTGAAAAGAGGCATCCAAGAATTGCTTTACAAAACAgctttatttgtaaatattagATTTTATGATTGAGGTGTGGCAAGAACAGACTGAATCCTTTTTTGATTGGCCTGGGGATCTGTGAGGCATTTCCATGCTGGGCAACATGCTGTAGGACCTTTATAAACTGAGCTGTGCTCTGACCTAAAGAAGTAATAAACTAAACTCAGAGCACGATCATGGACACAAAACAGACGACATGGTTCCACAAGTTTACATGGATTGGTAAGTGAACGGTCTACTGAAGAGTTTTATAAACATATCAAAGTACATTTAAATCCTCAACTATTACAACAGAAGTGTCTAAAACTGATATATTTTGTTTCCCAGTACCAGTaggaaggaggaaaacacaaaaagtatttccttgtattattcaaaatatttgtgacAGAACTGAATCCATCAAGGATCCAAACCCTGACAATTTAGAAATACTTTGATTAAATtctataaataaaattgaatcaGCTCCGtacttggtatttttttttccctctgcaaatCTAATATTCCTCAAATCGATGTCACAGAatgatttaggttggaaggagccttaaagctcatctagtcccaacctccctgctgtggagTGGAAGTGATGaaagtcccatccaaccttgTCTTGAACGCTGCCTGGTAGAGAGAATCAACAACTTCTatgggcaacttgttccagtgcctcaccaccctcacagcaaagaatttcttacttgtatctaatctaaatctacccttagtttaaaaccattaacccctgtcctgtcactacagTCCCTTGATGAAGACTTCCTCCACATCTTCCCTGTAGGATCCCTTCAAATAGTGGAAGGTTGCTAAGGGTCCTCAAAGCCTTTTCTTAGAATACAGAACCCCATGTGGcgtctcacaagagcagagcagagggagacaatGACCTCCTTTGACCTGCAAGCTATGCTTCTTTTGATGGAGCCCAAGATATGGTTagttttctgggctgcaagcacacactgcctGCTCCTGCCAAGGAGTAGCAAGGCCCTCTCTTTATCACTGCACATGTTCAGTTCCTTGGGATTTCTCTGTTCTTATAAAGagttaattttgaaatgcttgtCAAAAATTCCTCAAATGCTGCTGACTTATCTTGTTGCTGAAGGCTAGAATTCAAATCTAAGTGAAGTTGTGAACCTGAAACCTTGGGTCTACCTTTCCATGCACATACTGTAGAAGTCTCATTTCTTTTAGTCTTtccaaaaacacattttcttaagAGAGAATGATTTTCCTGCCTCATGCCTTTTCCTATAGAAACCCCTTCACAGCTTATTCTAGAGCTATTGTCTGGAAAACAGCATAGAAAAACTTGCTAAGTAAGGGTTACACGCATGGTAAGGGTCACTAGGAAGACACATGTAGTTGGAGCACATCAGATACCAATCCTGCTCAGCAGAGGTGAGATAAAATTTCACACTCAAAGCACTGACACTCCAAAGGAAGCATGTgagatacacacacacacacagaaaaatagctGTGTTGGAACAACTGTTGAATACAAAGAATGCCTGTGAGGAGAAAGAATAACACTTACAACAAAAATTGGAGTCTTCTAATACATGAAATTATTATGTTTAAAGAGCTGGCAATCTGCTAAGCTTAAAAGCATTCCTTTAGGCTACAAACCAAAACCTAACACAACAACAGAGGTGTATTCTCTGTGTAGTAAGTATCTGCTTTCTGGCAGTCACCAATTAGAGCCATACACACTTTATAACTTTTGCCTGCTACAAAACATGGGACTTGTTCCTCCAAACAGGCAGGTATGACACAATTCCCACCGTAAGTCTTCAGTTCAGCGTTCAGAAGCAATGATTAAGCCAACTATTTTGAGAAGGCACGGAACTGTAAAAGCAGACTCAATAATGAACTGACCCTCACGTTAGAAAGTTACGCTTCCTTGTAGCGCAGCGTTAAGCTGTTAGGAGGCCACGGATGGCACACTTTAAAGCAAGTccagatgaaaaatataaatctatCAAAGAAACACTGAATCAGTGGGGATTCCTGGGCCAGGGTCCAAATAATCTACTTTTAAAGAGTAAGACAAGAATAGGACTGGCATCCAGTCACTCAGACAGCTTCTCAGAGGGAAAATCTACCTCTGTGACATATATTTCTAGTTGACGCTGAATGTCTATTTGTAAAACATACTTGACAAAATTCTCTCAAAAAGAGGACCTAGAACAAGAAAGCCTCAAGAAATCGAATCTCTAACAGATcctgcaaagcatttttcaagTTGTTAGTATGATGTCTAATTTGAATGTTTGGGTGTGACTGCCTGTCCTTGATTTTTTCTTGCTACTTTCTTTCCCAGATTAAAGATCTTCTCCAGATTCAGTTTTCAGCCTGAAGCCCCTTCCCAGCCTctcttttccagaaaaacattATTGTAATAAGATGAAGATGCTGTAATAAAACAAGCCAAAGAGAACGGTGCTCTGCTGGAACTTAGAAACCATAGCTTTAACTTACCTTGTTCATGACAACAATAAAAGGTAGCTTTGTCTTGTACAGGATACTGaaagtttaacaaaaaaaaaaggaactgttaaaaaaataatttaacattcataagaacagaaaaaaaatattaaggatAAAGTAGGCAAGACATGTGCAAAACATTCCATGATGACTTCCAGATTTCTTTTGATACCTAAACTATTTTGTGCATCCAGGGGGGAAACCACCAAGACAGCCAATAACCAAGCCAGAAGATTAAGCATCTTGAGAGGAAACAGCTGTCAGTAACACTGAAAAAGGAACAAGCATGAGTTGCTTCTACAATATTCCCAGTAACAGCTTAgaattattaggaaaaaaaattactaggATATTAGTGCTGTTGTGATAAACTAACTTTTAAGACATAGAAAAATACTAAACAAAGATAAATCACAAGCTCTACCAAGACTTATCAACTAGGATGCTTATAACCAAGAACTACAATCAGTCTTGACTAGGAAAATTGAATAGTTTCGTATCCAGTTTGCCCAAAGAGTCTAGTAACACTGCCACAAAGAGCAAGTAAAAGCCATAGATTGTAAGATGTTAGAACAAAGAGAGGGCTTTCTTATCTATAAGATACTATATATGAAAAGAGATGTTACAGAGATTACTAGACAAGCTACAGTAAGTCATAAACTCCAACAACTGCTGAACATGCTTGGATGAAATTCCCAGTGCTCCAATTACATCCAGTAGCAAGAGATGCTACAATGATACACTACTGTCTGATTTGTGTAACGATTtgggaacaaaagaaaattcaaaacaagAGCTTATGAACAATCACATAAGCTAGAAGtgacacatttttctcatttctacaCTCcgtttttttttgctgggatTTGTCCCCACTTGTATGTATCTTCATTAGGtgcaaacaaaacaccacagcACTGTAGGAGTGTGCTCAAACAAGTACAAACCACAGGGTGAAAAGCATCAGAAAGTTCCATGGCTGCACACAGCCCCTATACATTGTCATAGCAACACCTGGAAAGGTGTGCATCACCTTTCAATCTCTGTGGAAACTTTGTATCTTAGcagattttgtaaataaaaatattacagacAGAAATCCCATATGCTAAGCTCCTACTTGTCAGAGATTTAAGTTATAGCCATCATTTCTCagagacaagaagaaaactTAACTACAGTCAACATCTGGTAAGAGAAATCAACATCGAGATTCACATACTTAATGATTTGTCTGctccattatttattttaacaacagAAATCTCTTATTCAAGTCAGGAAACAGACTGAATATAGCCACAACAACATTCTAACTTTACTATAAGCCCTGGTCCTCCCTATCAGCCACATTCCCAAGAAATAAGTTGGACATATTCTCTTCAACTGAGAAGTTCCTCGGATGAAGTCTAAACAAATGGTCGCTCTCCCACCTCATCAGATAATACCAAGGGGACAATGCACTCAGAAGAGATGGtttgcattttcagcttttcttacCTGCAGGCGTACAGCATGTTGGACATGAAGGTGATAGGGTTGGTACTGCGAGAGGTGTCCATCACATAAACaacaactgaaggaaaagaggaagcctggaaaaacacaggaaaaggcATCTTGATTAGAAGAAGGCAAGCACATTTTTCACACAGCCTCAATGTCAAGTGACACAGACACGCTTACCAAGGCCTCGGTTATGATGGTTCCTGATGCTGACCACGTGAACACCTCAATCTGCCCAGGTGTGTCAATGATAACGTACCTGTTAAGAAgccaccaccaacaaaaaaatagggaaaattAATCAGGCACATGGTCCTGTGGTGACCAGGTTACTACACGCAGAGAACAGCAAATCACATTATTATTGTGTTACAGATCAGAAGAGCTTCTCCCAAACAGTGATGAGATGTATGAGCAGAGCTGAAAAATTCCTGTGTGAATTTTGTGAGAAGCACTCGCCCTCTTAAGATTCTGTTAGAACCAAAGGCATTAATTTGACATGTGCTATCGCAAACTCTACAGAACCAGAACTAATTGTTGCCTGTTTAAACAGTACgtgagaaaagcaatgaaagtctgatgaaagacaagaaaagcaaatctaaAATCAGCAGATATTtctttgtaatatatatatttttaaaagtccagTAATCTGTTCTAATCCTATGCC
The sequence above is drawn from the Numida meleagris isolate 19003 breed g44 Domestic line chromosome 3, NumMel1.0, whole genome shotgun sequence genome and encodes:
- the GPN1 gene encoding LOW QUALITY PROTEIN: GPN-loop GTPase 1 (The sequence of the model RefSeq protein was modified relative to this genomic sequence to represent the inferred CDS: deleted 2 bases in 1 codon; substituted 1 base at 1 genomic stop codon), which gives rise to MVTPPQRRAHGPTVPSGRLQPSPPGSRQLPGRGDTSRSPRSPGRRRNNRRARAGRGRKLQATPRKLPAVSRKXLAVYGTLPPNHRKLRVASRKRKEVPGKMAAASGQAPPVCVLVLGMAGSGKTTFVQCLAAHLHSQRCPPYVINLDPAVHELPFPANIDIRDTVKYKEVMKQYGLGPNGGIVTSLNLFATRFDQVMKFIEKRQNASKYVIIDTPGQIEVFTWSASGTIITEALASSFPSVVVYVMDTSRSTNPITFMSNMLYACSILYKTKLPFIVVMNKTDIIDHSFAVEWMQDFETFQDALNQETSYVSNLTRSMSLVLDEFYSSLKVVGVSAVLGTGLDDFFVQLSKAVDEYEREYRPEYERLRKTLEKAQNKQKRDQLERLRKDMGSVCMQGNTLAGSDDASAMGPSELILTRGNLDEDEEERESDTDDIDHEVTEESHEGPAFKNFMEETRMRYQRRSNENE